TTCGTAAAACAGGCGGCCTATTTCATCGCTCAACCGCGAAAGATACTCTTTCTTGAATTTGGAGAACGTGACTTCCGATGTCGCACGGGGTGCACGCAGTGGATAGAACGAAGTAATTTCTTTGCTGTAAAGTTTTTCGCCTTCGCCGTTCTCATCCATTTCATAAACCGTCACCATACCTTCCGCACGGCCACGGTAAAGATCGGAACTGTTTTCCTCATACAAACTGTATTCATGCAACTCGACATGAATCACATACGTTACGTCGAATGCTTCACCAATTTCTTCCGGCTTGTCCCAATCGGGATTTTCATCCAGCCAGGCACGAATTTGATCCGGGTTCACAACTTTCACACCATGCTGGTGTAGTTGGAACGTCGTGTACTTTGCCAGATCGTTATGAATGCCATCGAAATTATACTGCAACTCCAGTGGGGCATAGCAGACAATCGCAACCGTCACATCTTTGTCCGTCATTGATTTCTGAGTTTGCGAGTCGAAATCCGGTTCAATGGAAGGGGGACCACCAATCAGATACCCTAACAGAATAAAGTAATTGCAGCCCGACATCGTAGTACACAACACCAGCACCAGCGCCAGTTTTGTGACGACATTAAAGAAACCTTTATGAACACATTGTCCGAACGAAAAAATTGTCATCGTGTGATCCTTCACAACTCCGAATTAAATTCTGGTGCTACTTCTGTATGTAAAACGGAAGAACTAAATTCCGTCACCTGCATGATAATTGTAGAAGAAGCGACCAATCTGATCGGCGATGCGATCCAGATATTTTTTCCTGAAGACTTTGGGGGATTCCTGCTCGATAGAAACCGGTAAATGACTCGGGTACTCTGACGTATATTCACTGGAAAAGACTTCCAGTGCCCGCCTCATCCCATCTGCTTCCATCACTTCATAGGCCGAAACATTTCCGAATGCTTTTCCTCGCAGCAGATTGGGACTGTTGGGTTCGCGATAATCGAACTCGTCGATATCGACATGAATGATATAATCCACTTCGAAATTTTCAGCCAGTTCATCGACATCGTTCCAGACTCCGCCATTGTCATCTAACCAGGTCGCTACTTCTCCGGTGTCCATGACTTCGATATCCTGACGCTTCAAACGATAGGTAATCTGTTCCAACAAATCATAATTCAACGAAGGGTAATCGGAACGAATCGATTCCGGCGTCGAACAGATCACCAGCACTTTTTTCTTATCCTCAGTTAAGTCAACCTTGGTGCGTTTGGTGAATTCACAGGTAATGAGCGGATCACCAAAAAACATCTTGCCAGCCATGACGTACAATGAGCATCCACTGGCACTCAAACAGACCAGCGTTAACAACACCACTGCAAAACAGTGCTGGTTGAAAAAACGGGCGACTTGGATGTGGATTGCATTTCGCATATTGTCTGCCATCCTTGGCATGAACCGAAATAATAGATTTTGTGAGGAAATGATTTGATAGATGGGATTGGTATGTTTTCCGGATGAACCGGAGTGTCTCTAATATTAAAAGGTCAACCGCAGTGCCCACTCTGCCACCGTGATCATGACCAGACCACACATGAGCCAGAGTAGACAGACTTCAGGATTGGAGACCAGCCAGAGTCGCTTGCGATACACGCTGATCCAGGACCAGGGAATCATCACAAGACAGACGATTGCCAGGACCAAACCAGAGGTATTGGCCTGAGCAGACTGACGGATCTGACCTCGAACAAAATGTGAAAAGGAAGTTGTCATCCCACAACTGGGACAGGGAATGGATAGTTGATTTCGTATAACGCAAGGTGCAAAACCAAGTCGTTGATGGGTACCAAATCCACGTGGATCCGGTTTTGTTTGAATCGCAACACTAAACCCGGCAATTAGAAACAGACTCCAACTGATTAACAGCAATTGCAATTTCCAGCCAATGGGATGTCCCGGATTGGAAGGAAGCAGTGCTGAAAACAGGTCGTTGTCTGTCGAATTGGTTGTTGGTTTGGAATTGAAATTCATTTTGAGAATGAGAGAAGCCGTTGTTTATCAGTTCTATTATTTTACTGCAAGACCATTTCAAAAAAATGTCCCGTCAGTCGATATTCTCTCCGATCACTGTGGTCCCGTCCAGATACCCTCATACACTTCTACGGCGGGTCCTGTCATAAAGACTTCATCCGAGCCAGCCCATTCCAGACGTAAGTCGCCACCTGGCAGGTGGATAAGCACATTTCGTTCAGAACGACCTGTCAATACACCAGCGACCGCAGAGGCACAAGCGCCCGTTCCACAGGCTTGTGTTTCCCCCGAACCCCGCTCCCAGACACGCATCTTGAGCTCGGCAGGAGAGATGACCTCAATGAATTCGGCGTTCACTCGATTGGGGAACATGGCATGCACTTCGACCTGAGGCCCAACCACATGCACCCAATGATCATTGACTTCTTCGACAAACGTGATGCAGTGCGGGTTCCCCATGGAAACGCAAGTCACCTCCAGCTTCTGTTCACCCAGATCCAGCTCTGCATTCACAGGAGGATCGCCGGGAAGTAAGGTGGGAATCTCCGCACTGGTTAAGATTGGTTTTCCCATATTCACACGCACCTGACTGACTTTCTGACCGGTGAGTTCGAGATCCAGCTTCAGAATGCCGGCTCCTGTTTCGATCTTCAAATGATCCTGCTGCGCAATCCCATGGTCGTAAACATATTTGGCCACACAGCGAATTCCATTGCCACACATTTCCGATTCGCTGCCGTCTGCGTTAAACATACGCATCTGCGCATCGGCTGTTTCCGAAGGGCAAATTAAAATCAGGCCATCCGAGCCGATGCCTTTATGGCGGTCACTGACCTGAATCGCCAGGCTGGCAATATCTTGAGGCAGTGTCTCTTCAAAACAGTTGACGTAGACATAATCATTGCCTGCGCCGTGCATCTTGGTAAATTTCATCGTTGTGTTTCTAGATCGTCAATTGGTTAAAGGTTGTAATAAAGGGACCACGAAAAGTTCATTCGGACGATTTCAATCCCAGAAAAATACTTCTGCGTAAGGCATTATCCCGACTGGAAAACTCATCTTCGTTGCTGGGCAGAATATTTTCCAGTGTTGTCGCCACCATATGGAACTTGGCATCAATATCATCCGCATAATGGACCAGTAATGCTTCCGGCGTGTGCGGCGCAATCGGAGAACCCCACTCCGGTAAATTCTGATGCGAAACAATCATATGTTCCAGTCGCAATAAGGTTTCCGGTTCGAGATCATCAAACTTTTGAGCATGTTCCCGTACCAGATCCCGTCCCAGCAGAATATGGCCAATCAGTCGTCCCGCCGGTGTATAACTGGAGGCATGTGGTTTGTACTCCAGCTCGGTTAGCTTCCCAATGTCATGCAAGATGGCTCCTGCAATCACCAGTGATTTATTTAAAGGAGGTTGCATGTTCTGATAATAGACCGCATATTTATCCGCTAAATAGTCGGCGGTCCTGGTCACTGACAGCACATGCTCCAGAAAACCGCCTGTAAATGCATGATGATTCTTACTGGCAGCGGCGATCGTTTTGATCTGGTCTGCATACGTTTCCAGTATATCCAGCACCAGATTTCGCAAGGGTACTTCTTCGATTTGCTCGCTGGCGATTTCGTTCAGTTCCTGAAGCATTTCCTCACTCGAAAAGCGAGAGCGTTTAAAATACAGGCTGGAATCAAATCCATCAGCAGCATCATCGTCGATCACTGCGCGAATGCGATCGATGTCCAGTTGAGGACCATATTTATTTTCATCATAGCGAGCTCGGACTTTATAAAATTCTCCCTCTGTCCACTGAGACTCGCAATCTTCAAACCAGGGTGTATCACTCCAGATCATCGCGGTTGCAGTAATGGTATGATCACGGAACAGAACGCGAAAATATGGTTTCCCATCACGCGTGTTGGCTTTCTCTTTAGAAACCAACAGCACAAAACTGTCCGCGAACTGCCCCGGTTCCATTTCGCTTAATAACATCAATTGTCGAGGTGCATTCATCAGACCCGCCTCAGCCGTTCAAAACAGAAATCGAAAATATTATCCCATTCTAACCTGTACCCAGGTTTATTGTAGCGTCTCCACCATTATTTGGACTGACTACTCTGGTTTGACTTACATGACCGTGAAACAGCGCACCCCAAATCGAATTGCCATCCTCGCCAATCCAGACTGTTTTCACCAGCCTGCTCCTATTCAAGACAATTGAATCCATTTTAGGCTCGCTTTTTTAATACTGCCTGCTTGAAAATAAAAATTCTAAATCCCTGTAAAATTCAAGCTGAAATTTGCCGTCTCCAAACCTGAAAATATCGATAAGGCACCACAGTTAAACAACTTAATAAAAACGGCCTGTTTAGAGAGAACTCTGTAAAAACTATCTCGGAAAATAGGAAGAGCCTGCTATAATATTAAAAGCGAGCCAAGTCCGTCATAAGCTCGTGTTCCCCTGAAGTTGTAACTCAATTTTGGGTCTATTCTTGCCATATGAACCTGATTTCAGGTTAAGAAACTTAACTACATTTTAAAGCGGAGATTTTTTTCCATGGCTGTCACAATAACTGAAAATGCTTCCAAAGAGCTCAAGCGATTTCTGGAGGATGGGGGCAATGGTGAAGCTTCTGTGTTAAGAATCGGCATCCTGTCGGGTGGTTGCAGTGGATTCGAGTACGATTTCCGTTTTGTTCAAGAAGCTGAAATTGACGCAGACAATGACACGATTTCCGAGCAACATGGTGTCAAAATCGTCGTCGATAAAAAGAGCAATCTTTATCTCGATGGGACGACCGTTGATTTCTACGAAAGCCTTGAAAAACGCGGATTTACGTTCGAGAACCCCAATGCAGTCAAGTCCTGTGGATGCGGCAGTAGTTTCTCTGTCTGATTCAGCAATCAACGTCTGAATCAAATCGATTCGAGAACAATCGAACTTTCCGAAGATTTTGCCGAGGAGCAGAGAATGCTCCTCGGTTTTCTTTGTTTTCAGGCGGCAGTTGTTTACAGTTTATCTCTGGTTCATCCAGTTTCCGAGATTCTGGATTGAAACGCGCTCCCAGATCGAGATGCTACCAACTCAATCAGGACTGCAAGTGCGTTTGATTCGCCAAAGCCTGGAAAAGCGCTCTCCGCAGACATATCTGATGTTTCCTGTCGGCCCTGCGACTACCACAAAGGTAATCAGATCGCTATAACAAGAACAAAGCCTGTAGTGGTTCTGATTCGTCATGAATCGCATACACTATCAACGAAAAAATGAAGGAAGTAAAAACAATGAAGCTGGAAGGGCGAAATGCGCTCGTAACAGGCGCCTCCCGGGGAATTGGTCGTGGATGTGCAATTGAAATGGCAAGAGAAGGGGCGAATGTTGCCATCAACTATCGATCTCATCCTGAAGAAGCAGAAGCAGCAGCAGAAGAAGCACGCTCCTTTGGTGTGAAAGCAATCACAATCCAGGCTGATGTTTCTGACCAGGAATCTGTCGAGGCAGCTGTTGCGAAAGTCGCGGAAGAATTCGGCAGCCTTGATCTGTTTGTTTCCAATTCTGCCTACAGCGACCGTGAACTGATTCTGGAAGCTGATATGGAAGGCTTCAAAAGAACCATTGATGTCACAATGTGGGGTGCTTTCTTTGGCGTTCGTGCGGCAGCCGGTCAAATGACCAAACAGGGAAAAGGTGGTTCGATCGTTGTCATCAGTTCTCCCCACGCCGTCATTGCAATTCCCACATCCGCAGCCTACAACATGGCCAAAGCGGCAATTGATCACATGGCACGAACGGCGGCCATCGAACTTGCACAACATAAAATTCGTGTGAATACCGTGCATCCCGGCTGGATTGATACTCCAGGAGAGCGAAAATTCTTTACCGATGAGCAACTACAGGCGGGAGCAGAAAATATTCCCTGGAAACGTCTGGGAAGCCCCAACGAAGTTGGCAAGCTTGTGGCATTTCTCTCCAGTTCTGATGCAGATTATATGACCGGAGGTACTACCACGATCGATGGTGGAATCAGTCTTCCCTGGTGGTCAAATCGAGCAGAAGGGGCACAATAATTCCAGAGGAAAGATCGGGCTGATCCCCAACCTGTCCCTGAGTTAGCACAATGGGCACAACTCTTTATATATCATAGACTTCAGGTTGGCCTAGCCCTTTCGTTCTTGATGAGATACACTACTATTTCCTGTGAAACTGCTACCAGGATTCAGGTTGCTTAAGAGTGCGCTTCTGATTTGGTAACTTTACGACTAAGATTCATCACTGGAAAACGAATTACATTGATTCATCCTTTACCGAGGAAGTGCCTGAGGATCCTGAAATGACTGACAGTCACAATAAAATTGACTTGAAAAATCCGGTCATCGCCGCGATTTTGGCGTTTCTGATTCCCGGTGCCGGCCACCTTTATCAAGGCCGAACTTTCAAAGCAGCCATCTACTGCTTCTGTATTCTGAGCACCTTTTTTTGCGGCATGGCACTCGGCGACTGGAAAACCGTCTATTACCAATCGCAGCCGGGGAAACGGACACTCGGTTATTTCGCACAAGTCGGTGTGGGCTTACCTGCTCTGCCGGCATTAGTCCAGACATCTCGCTATAACAAACTGGTCTCCCCCTCGAATCTTGCAAGAAATGACGTTGATTCCAACTATTTTGAATCGCACCCTTACCGCATGGAAATGCCTTTGGAAGCACCCTTCAAAGGCACCCTTCTGGATCGAGGCGATGATGGTAAAAATATCAGTGGCCAGTTAGAAGGCTATATCAAACTCAAAACTGTTCCCAGTGATTTCGGTACCGCAATTACCGGAACGTTTGAAGGGACGCTGGATAACAAGCCTATCTCCCCTCTGAATCTTTCCGATCCAGTAGGCCTTGGTCTACCACTGGGCGGAGACAAAGAGCGAGCTCTGGAATGTGCCGTCGTGCGGGACCTCGATGGGAGGCAAACAGACACAGGGCATATTGAAGGTTCGATTCCCAGACCCTTTTTGAACTGGTTTGAAATGCCATTAAGCAATCGAGAGCTTGATGATATCAATAAAAAACTTGGAAAACGGTACGAATTTGCTGTCGTCTTCACCTGGATTGCCGGACTATTAAATCTGCTTGTGATCTGGGATGCCTTTGAAGGTCCCGCCTACGGAAGAGGTGATGAAGAACAAGCCGCCTCTCAAAAAAAACAGAGTTCAGATTCAAAAACTTAAGTAAACTGAAATCCTTTGAAGTACACCATATTCATCCCCCCATTGATCAATTAAAGGCCCCTGCAGCATGTCGAATTCACTACTATTAGCGAACCAGGTAAATGCCGTAGTCTACCTGATTCCGCTCCTGGCGGTGATCAGTCTAGTCTATAATGCCACGCGATATGAAATTCCACAGGTGATTATTCAGCGTTCGATCCGTTTTTTCTTCACGGCGATCATTATCATGGGTGGGCTCATGACAGTATTGGCGTTACTCTCCTGGAACCTGTGAACACTTTAACACACTGCAATACGGTTAATGATACGACAAACTATCTGACCGTGTCACTTTTTTTGACTTCTTAAAATTTTATTCTCATTTATTTCTATTCAATTGCACTTTAGGTAAATGTTGCACATACTCAGACGATTGCGGGGTTATGGATTCCCTTTCTGCAATAGTTAGGTTGGGATTACTTTATGCAGAATAATGGATTTGCACTGACGGAGTTAGTAGATCTGGCGGATCATACTGACCTGTTTGAGCTATTGGATAATGAAAGTGTTTACGCACTATCTCATCAGGGTGTCTCTGCGGGCTTCTCAAGCGTCAAAGCGATTAGCCGTTCTACCGGGATTGAGACACGTCGACTGCTACAGCTAGATCTCTCACCCATAGATATCGCGACTGCCATCGCTGAGAAGCTGCAGTTAACGGTTGGCTTTGACTGGGCTGAATGCCCGGCGATTCTGCTCTGTCATTCTCATACAAATAACCAGTCGGCTCGCCAGTTATGTGACCAGCTCGCCGAGAAACTGGATATCCCGCCGGAAAGGTTCATCGCCTTAAACTATGGATGTGTCGGCTTCATCGAGCTTCTGAGCCGTGCCACACAACTCCTGGAAGATCAGCCAGAGGGTGTGCACATCCCTCTGCTCACTGTCGAAACCCCCGAGCACTGGCATGACTCTTCCGACAAGGCTTTCTGTGGGATTGTCTCAGCAGGTGCCACCGGCACAACGCTCTGGCGAGGCCCGGGGCATTCCCTGCTGCATGTTGAAACAGCGACCGAATATATTCCCCCCGAACGCCGCAAAGAAGATTTACCACTATTTTGGACCGAACAGGGAGACATGTACGACTTCCGCGGTCAACCCGAGCACAAACTGGTCATGCACATGGATGGCGAATCCGTTTTCCTGAATGGCGTGGACCTGATGCTCGAAGCGTGCCTCAAATCTTATAAGCAGCTTTCTGATGCTGCGGACCGGATTTTGATTGCCCCGCATCAACCAAGTGGCAAATTGTTAAAAGCCATGATTGCCGCAGCACGGCAGATTCCAATTCAGGCTGATTTTCTCAATAATCTGCCGAATTACGGTAACTCCATTTCATCAACAATTCCCACAATTCTGGCGCGTCTGGAAGAAGTTGTGGAAGAAAACGGTTATGCCCCTGTGAATGAAGGCGCCCTGATTCTATTACCTGCAGCTGGCATCTGCATGGATCGCCTGACCGATTCGATGTGTATCGGAAGAGCAGCTCTCAAATGGCAACCAGGACGTTATCGAAACGAATCCTAAGCAGCGTCCCGTTCAAATGCACGGGACCCAAAAGCTTCTCGTCCTTCGATAATCGATCCTTTGTCAAACCGCTTACCAAAGTATAATGCCTGAGCCGATTCATCACTGAGCACCGTCTCTGCATCGCCGCTGACGAGTACCTGACCAGCACTGATGATGTAACTGCGGTCAGTAATCGTTAACGTCTCACGTTCGCGGTGGTCTGTTAGCAAAATTGAAATTCCGCTATCACGCAAATCAGCAATGATATCCTGGATATCGTGAATCGTGACTGGGTCAATTCCCGTAAAGGGTTCATCCAGCAAAATCAGTTCCGGAGAACTGGCCAGGCAACGGGCTATCTCCAACCGCCGGCGTTCTCCCCCAGAGAGTGTCGAGGCAATCTGCTTGCGCTTTGCCGTCAAGCCAAATTGGTCCAGCAAGTGATAAACGGTCTCGTGTCTTTGTCGGCGGTTCAAGTCAAGAAACTCGAGGATGGCATAGATGTTCTGCTCAATCGAAAGTTTGACAAACACACTTTCATCCTGAGGCAGGTAGCCCATCCCTTGTCGCGCCCGTTTATACATCGGCCAGGAAGTAACATCTTTTCCTTCGAGATAGACACGTCCCTTGGTAGGCGCAATCATACCACATGCCATGCGAAAAGTGGTTGTCTTGCCGGCGCCATTGGGCCCCAAAAGGCCTACGATTTCACCACGTTCCACGTAAAAATCGACGCCATCCACGGCGCGTTTCCCGGGATAATCTTTGACCAGCCCCACACATTCCAACAATGCCATCGTACACGTCCTCCTTGACGAATCCGTTTGCTTTAAGACTCATTGTGCGCATTCTAGAGCGCATCACATTTTACCATATCGAATTCAATCTAATATACTCGGTCCAAATGGCCTTGAAAACGCTACAGTAAAACTGGACACAGTCTAGCAAAAACATTGAATCTGCTTAAGATCGATTTACCAACACTTTCCAGCAGAGCAGGCCGCTATCGAATGCGTTTCATCCTGGAAAAATTAGGATAAAAGGGAACCGAAAGTTTGGCATACGGATCCTTGGTGGGATAGTGACCTGGTGAAGTCTGGTGGTAGAAAAACTTCTTTAAAGGCCCCACATTGGGTGAATAACCACGGCCATCATTCATAAACG
This genomic interval from Gimesia alba contains the following:
- a CDS encoding DUF2752 domain-containing protein — protein: MNFNSKPTTNSTDNDLFSALLPSNPGHPIGWKLQLLLISWSLFLIAGFSVAIQTKPDPRGFGTHQRLGFAPCVIRNQLSIPCPSCGMTTSFSHFVRGQIRQSAQANTSGLVLAIVCLVMIPWSWISVYRKRLWLVSNPEVCLLWLMCGLVMITVAEWALRLTF
- the dapF gene encoding diaminopimelate epimerase, producing MKFTKMHGAGNDYVYVNCFEETLPQDIASLAIQVSDRHKGIGSDGLILICPSETADAQMRMFNADGSESEMCGNGIRCVAKYVYDHGIAQQDHLKIETGAGILKLDLELTGQKVSQVRVNMGKPILTSAEIPTLLPGDPPVNAELDLGEQKLEVTCVSMGNPHCITFVEEVNDHWVHVVGPQVEVHAMFPNRVNAEFIEVISPAELKMRVWERGSGETQACGTGACASAVAGVLTGRSERNVLIHLPGGDLRLEWAGSDEVFMTGPAVEVYEGIWTGPQ
- a CDS encoding 3'-5' exoribonuclease YhaM family protein codes for the protein MNAPRQLMLLSEMEPGQFADSFVLLVSKEKANTRDGKPYFRVLFRDHTITATAMIWSDTPWFEDCESQWTEGEFYKVRARYDENKYGPQLDIDRIRAVIDDDAADGFDSSLYFKRSRFSSEEMLQELNEIASEQIEEVPLRNLVLDILETYADQIKTIAAASKNHHAFTGGFLEHVLSVTRTADYLADKYAVYYQNMQPPLNKSLVIAGAILHDIGKLTELEYKPHASSYTPAGRLIGHILLGRDLVREHAQKFDDLEPETLLRLEHMIVSHQNLPEWGSPIAPHTPEALLVHYADDIDAKFHMVATTLENILPSNEDEFSSRDNALRRSIFLGLKSSE
- a CDS encoding HesB/IscA family protein, coding for MAVTITENASKELKRFLEDGGNGEASVLRIGILSGGCSGFEYDFRFVQEAEIDADNDTISEQHGVKIVVDKKSNLYLDGTTVDFYESLEKRGFTFENPNAVKSCGCGSSFSV
- a CDS encoding SDR family NAD(P)-dependent oxidoreductase, whose translation is MKLEGRNALVTGASRGIGRGCAIEMAREGANVAINYRSHPEEAEAAAEEARSFGVKAITIQADVSDQESVEAAVAKVAEEFGSLDLFVSNSAYSDRELILEADMEGFKRTIDVTMWGAFFGVRAAAGQMTKQGKGGSIVVISSPHAVIAIPTSAAYNMAKAAIDHMARTAAIELAQHKIRVNTVHPGWIDTPGERKFFTDEQLQAGAENIPWKRLGSPNEVGKLVAFLSSSDADYMTGGTTTIDGGISLPWWSNRAEGAQ
- a CDS encoding DUF6677 family protein, coding for MTDSHNKIDLKNPVIAAILAFLIPGAGHLYQGRTFKAAIYCFCILSTFFCGMALGDWKTVYYQSQPGKRTLGYFAQVGVGLPALPALVQTSRYNKLVSPSNLARNDVDSNYFESHPYRMEMPLEAPFKGTLLDRGDDGKNISGQLEGYIKLKTVPSDFGTAITGTFEGTLDNKPISPLNLSDPVGLGLPLGGDKERALECAVVRDLDGRQTDTGHIEGSIPRPFLNWFEMPLSNRELDDINKKLGKRYEFAVVFTWIAGLLNLLVIWDAFEGPAYGRGDEEQAASQKKQSSDSKT
- a CDS encoding beta-ketoacyl-[acyl-carrier-protein] synthase family protein, with amino-acid sequence MQNNGFALTELVDLADHTDLFELLDNESVYALSHQGVSAGFSSVKAISRSTGIETRRLLQLDLSPIDIATAIAEKLQLTVGFDWAECPAILLCHSHTNNQSARQLCDQLAEKLDIPPERFIALNYGCVGFIELLSRATQLLEDQPEGVHIPLLTVETPEHWHDSSDKAFCGIVSAGATGTTLWRGPGHSLLHVETATEYIPPERRKEDLPLFWTEQGDMYDFRGQPEHKLVMHMDGESVFLNGVDLMLEACLKSYKQLSDAADRILIAPHQPSGKLLKAMIAAARQIPIQADFLNNLPNYGNSISSTIPTILARLEEVVEENGYAPVNEGALILLPAAGICMDRLTDSMCIGRAALKWQPGRYRNES
- the lptB gene encoding LPS export ABC transporter ATP-binding protein, translating into MALLECVGLVKDYPGKRAVDGVDFYVERGEIVGLLGPNGAGKTTTFRMACGMIAPTKGRVYLEGKDVTSWPMYKRARQGMGYLPQDESVFVKLSIEQNIYAILEFLDLNRRQRHETVYHLLDQFGLTAKRKQIASTLSGGERRRLEIARCLASSPELILLDEPFTGIDPVTIHDIQDIIADLRDSGISILLTDHRERETLTITDRSYIISAGQVLVSGDAETVLSDESAQALYFGKRFDKGSIIEGREAFGSRAFERDAA